A region from the Bradyrhizobium erythrophlei genome encodes:
- a CDS encoding acyl-CoA dehydrogenase family protein: MLYPESEKVVALKRRVVSFMDRHVYPNEERFYKEAEELGPWKVYPVVEELKPKARAEGLWNLFLPESDHGAGLTNFEYAPLCEIMGRSHLAPELFNCSAPDTGNMEVLARYGTKEHQDRWLKPLLAGEIRSCFAMTEPAVASSDATNIESSIVRDRDHYVINGRKWYTTNATDPRCKICVFMGKTDPDNADRHRQQSMVLVPMDTPGVQVLRPIPVFGFYGVPDRASEVLFENVRVPVSNILLGEGRGFEIAQGRLGPGRIHHCMRLIGLSERTLERMCRRASSRIAFGKRVSEQTVTQERIAEARIMIEQARLLTLNAAHAMDTVGNKVAKAEIAMIKVAVPNMACQVIDWAIQAHGGGGTSNDFGLAAAYATARLLRLADGPDEVHRNQIARLELRKYSN; this comes from the coding sequence ATGCTTTATCCAGAGTCAGAAAAAGTCGTCGCGCTCAAACGGCGGGTCGTGTCGTTCATGGACCGGCACGTCTACCCGAATGAAGAGCGCTTTTACAAGGAGGCCGAGGAACTTGGCCCCTGGAAGGTCTATCCGGTTGTCGAAGAACTGAAGCCCAAGGCCAGGGCTGAGGGACTTTGGAATCTGTTCCTTCCGGAAAGCGACCACGGCGCCGGCCTGACGAATTTCGAATATGCGCCGCTCTGTGAAATCATGGGGCGCTCGCATCTCGCGCCCGAACTCTTCAATTGCTCGGCGCCTGACACTGGCAACATGGAAGTGCTCGCGCGCTACGGTACCAAGGAACATCAGGATCGTTGGCTGAAGCCGCTGCTGGCGGGTGAAATCCGCTCCTGTTTTGCAATGACCGAGCCGGCGGTAGCATCGAGCGACGCCACCAACATCGAGAGCTCGATCGTGCGCGACCGCGATCACTACGTTATCAATGGCCGTAAATGGTATACGACCAACGCGACCGATCCGCGCTGCAAGATTTGCGTCTTCATGGGCAAGACTGATCCTGACAACGCGGACAGGCATCGCCAGCAATCGATGGTTTTGGTGCCGATGGACACGCCGGGCGTTCAGGTCCTGCGACCGATTCCCGTTTTCGGATTCTATGGCGTGCCTGATCGCGCCTCAGAGGTCCTGTTCGAGAATGTCCGCGTGCCGGTAAGCAACATTCTGCTCGGGGAAGGGCGTGGGTTCGAGATCGCACAGGGTCGCCTTGGGCCGGGCCGTATCCATCATTGCATGCGACTGATCGGGCTTTCCGAGCGTACGCTGGAAAGGATGTGCCGTCGCGCATCGAGCCGCATCGCTTTCGGCAAGCGCGTGTCCGAACAGACGGTAACGCAGGAGCGGATCGCGGAAGCGCGGATCATGATCGAGCAGGCCCGCTTGCTGACGCTCAATGCTGCCCATGCCATGGACACGGTCGGAAACAAGGTGGCAAAGGCCGAGATTGCGATGATCAAGGTAGCCGTGCCCAACATGGCCTGCCAGGTCATCGACTGGGCGATACAGGCGCATGGCGGCGGGGGAACCAGTAACGACTTCGGATTGGCTGCGGCCTACGCTACCGCTCGCCTATTGCGCCTCGCCGATGGACCGGACGAAGTTCATCGCAACCAGATTGCCCGGCTGGAGCTGCGGAAGTACTCGAATTAA
- a CDS encoding sugar ABC transporter ATP-binding protein → MSNSAEVAPVLRIVAGSKVYGGIHAIDSVDFDLRPGEIHAVLGENGAGKSTLCKAISGAIELTSGAYILGGTQVSFSSPGEALKNGVAMVYQETSLVPSMTVAQNLELGMEKFFTVYRKINIAAQQSQQALNFNVDPLALVETLGTAKRQMVEIARAVRHNARVIIFDEPTASLTPEEMQHLFHLLNSLRSQGVGIIFISHALEEALKIADRITVLRDGKLVHTGPAAGLARPAIVRMMVGRDIAATHYAAVEAEGVAAVEPRGGTDKDRRRVLSVENVTMGSVVKNMSFSVYEGEVVGMAGLVGSGRTEIAHVICGARKRNFLRGGLIYLNDRPIRYRVPRQAVRDGIVYITEDRKLDGFFETMTADDNVYLGYLASPKGGRRLLYSLKQRKKIADRWVKALSISALKRSLRIVEYSGGNQQKVVVAKSLAQEPSVVIFDEPTRGVDVGAIPQIHAAIRALAAEGKAVIVISSYLPEVMAISDRILVARGGRIVEEMTAAQATEEKIMYAAIH, encoded by the coding sequence ATGAGTAATAGCGCCGAGGTAGCGCCGGTTCTGCGGATTGTCGCCGGCAGCAAGGTCTATGGCGGCATTCATGCCATCGACAGCGTCGATTTCGACCTGCGACCCGGTGAAATCCATGCGGTGCTCGGAGAAAACGGCGCGGGCAAGTCGACCCTGTGCAAGGCGATTTCCGGCGCCATCGAGCTGACGTCGGGCGCCTACATTCTGGGCGGGACGCAGGTTTCGTTTTCGTCTCCCGGTGAGGCGCTGAAAAACGGCGTGGCCATGGTCTATCAGGAGACCAGTCTCGTTCCCTCGATGACCGTTGCGCAGAACCTCGAACTCGGCATGGAGAAATTCTTCACCGTCTATCGCAAGATCAATATCGCTGCCCAGCAATCGCAGCAGGCGCTCAATTTCAACGTCGATCCGCTCGCACTTGTCGAAACGCTCGGGACCGCGAAGCGGCAAATGGTCGAGATCGCGCGCGCGGTACGCCACAATGCACGGGTAATTATTTTCGACGAGCCAACCGCGAGTCTTACGCCGGAAGAGATGCAGCACCTGTTTCATCTCTTGAACAGCCTGCGCTCGCAGGGTGTTGGAATTATCTTCATTTCGCATGCGCTCGAAGAGGCGCTGAAGATCGCCGATCGCATCACCGTGCTACGCGACGGCAAGCTCGTGCATACCGGTCCGGCGGCCGGGCTCGCCCGGCCGGCGATCGTGCGAATGATGGTTGGCCGCGACATCGCCGCGACGCACTATGCGGCGGTCGAAGCGGAAGGTGTGGCGGCTGTCGAGCCACGCGGGGGGACGGACAAGGATAGGCGTCGGGTGTTGTCGGTCGAGAACGTCACGATGGGCAGCGTCGTGAAGAATATGTCGTTTTCGGTCTATGAAGGTGAGGTGGTTGGCATGGCGGGGCTTGTCGGTTCAGGCCGCACCGAGATCGCTCATGTCATCTGCGGCGCGCGCAAGCGGAATTTCCTGCGCGGCGGGCTGATCTATCTCAACGACCGGCCGATTCGCTATCGGGTACCGCGGCAGGCGGTGCGGGATGGCATTGTATATATCACCGAGGACCGCAAACTCGACGGCTTCTTCGAGACCATGACCGCGGATGATAATGTTTATCTCGGCTATCTGGCGTCGCCGAAGGGCGGGCGACGGCTGCTCTATTCGCTCAAGCAGAGGAAGAAGATCGCCGATCGCTGGGTCAAGGCGCTCTCCATCTCCGCGCTCAAGCGCAGCCTGAGGATCGTCGAGTATTCCGGCGGCAACCAGCAGAAGGTCGTCGTGGCGAAATCACTCGCGCAGGAACCATCGGTCGTGATCTTCGACGAGCCGACGCGAGGCGTCGACGTCGGCGCGATCCCGCAAATTCATGCCGCCATTCGCGCGCTGGCGGCCGAAGGCAAGGCCGTTATCGTGATATCGTCGTACCTGCCGGAAGTTATGGCGATCTCCGATCGCATCCTGGTGGCGCGGGGCGGCCGGATCGTCGAGGAAATGACCGCTGCCCAGGCCACGGAAGAGAAAATCATGTATGCCGCGATTCACTGA
- a CDS encoding SMP-30/gluconolactonase/LRE family protein has translation MSLARDIVDRIFFPNRDVHSIPVLDGGFSPNERLDRARQLGDIFDSPDALVLDGEGTLYVSAGQTIYACTGRDFETRRPFVRIEGKAGGLAWSEMTGLVVCVPERGICTVDGAGKIRGWLEKVDGAAIGCPTAVAVASDGTIFLTDGSRHNTPDQWLPDLMQKRSPSGRLITCDAALTNARVVADGLDWPGGVAVTHDEESVFVTESWSHRLRELERSGGEPRVLVKNFAGYPSRIVRGAGGHYWLAFFALRTQLTEFVLREHAFRARMMASVPPNLWVGPTLGGAFDCREPTQIGRIKKLGIQKPWAPPRSYGLVTRLDARGHAVESFHSRASGQLHGVTAVADDRGRVLVVSKGHGKIAELPVSDERSAGEHDE, from the coding sequence GTGTCGTTAGCGCGTGATATCGTCGACCGCATCTTCTTTCCGAATCGGGACGTCCACTCGATCCCGGTTCTCGATGGCGGCTTCTCGCCGAACGAACGGCTCGATCGGGCGCGGCAGCTCGGAGACATCTTCGATTCACCCGATGCGCTGGTGCTGGACGGTGAGGGTACATTGTACGTTTCGGCCGGGCAGACAATCTATGCCTGCACAGGCCGGGATTTCGAAACGCGCCGCCCATTTGTCCGGATTGAAGGGAAGGCCGGCGGCCTGGCATGGTCGGAGATGACGGGCCTTGTGGTTTGCGTTCCCGAACGCGGGATTTGCACTGTCGATGGCGCCGGCAAAATAAGGGGATGGCTCGAGAAGGTTGACGGCGCGGCGATCGGCTGTCCGACGGCGGTCGCCGTTGCCTCCGATGGAACGATCTTCCTAACTGATGGGTCCCGGCACAACACGCCCGATCAATGGCTGCCGGATCTGATGCAAAAGCGTTCGCCCTCCGGACGCCTGATCACCTGCGACGCAGCGCTGACGAATGCACGCGTTGTCGCCGATGGTCTTGATTGGCCGGGCGGCGTCGCGGTGACTCACGACGAGGAGAGTGTCTTCGTCACGGAGTCGTGGTCGCATCGCCTGCGCGAATTGGAGCGGTCGGGCGGCGAGCCGCGGGTGCTAGTGAAAAATTTTGCCGGTTATCCGTCACGCATAGTGCGCGGCGCAGGCGGCCACTACTGGCTCGCCTTCTTTGCCCTGCGAACGCAACTCACCGAATTCGTCCTGCGCGAGCATGCATTTCGTGCAAGGATGATGGCCAGCGTTCCTCCGAATCTGTGGGTCGGGCCGACCCTTGGAGGGGCGTTCGACTGTCGGGAGCCGACGCAGATCGGCCGGATCAAGAAACTTGGCATTCAAAAGCCGTGGGCACCGCCGCGATCTTACGGTCTGGTGACGCGCCTCGACGCCAGGGGGCATGCCGTCGAAAGCTTTCATAGCCGTGCCTCGGGTCAGCTTCATGGCGTTACGGCCGTCGCGGATGACCGCGGCCGTGTCCTGGTGGTGTCGAAGGGACATGGCAAGATCGCCGAGTTGCCCGTCAGTGACGAGAGATCAGCGGGAGAACACGATGAGTAA
- a CDS encoding ABC transporter permease, whose protein sequence is MNALRRFWYRYSPQLLIGELLEKRWMEPIVPFALLILVFVVFILTIPGYTSLAQLQQLMRSFPEQAFVAMAMAISILSGGLDLSVGAVFAMADFLTLYLMQVRDWPLPLTIVAVLGWGALIGAVNGGLIAYAKTRPFLTTMVVLIILRAAYNKITGAFATELAGASSDSAAWDFLGTGFLFGIPVNMLCLIVIGVIAHLYLTRIRSGVHIMAVGSSRKAARHAGINVRHSLFLAYVLSGMLASLAGTLYAARQNSAGTDTGVGWEVNALAAAVLGGISLSGGRGTISRALMGAAIIFLLINGLVQLGTHGSLTTAAIGAILLAAVGFNVKFVKNKSKILQKIYVSPSLVEFSPPASIERDSGTVFAENDRLKNAEAIALDRIEGPEDIILDRHDNLYTVNRNGSVIRFLAPDYERREEFARIGGRPLGMALDRDENLLVCVAGMGVYGVKPDRTVFKVTDETNRTWYRLKDDSRLWLADDLDVAPDGKIYFSDATTRYDLSDWALDGFEGRGNGRLVCHDPATGKTQTVLSNLAFPNGVCISHDGRAVLWVSTWLCRIYRYWIEGEKAGTLELLVDNLPGYPDNINRASDGTYWLALVGLRSPVYDLAMADPAFRTRMVKQIPPDEWLCPGINFGCVIKFDDNGEVHESLWDPGGISHPTITSMREHKGYLYIGGLENNRIGRLPLPDADPTWTGWNSYWARGKQDDAKQQPMPARTDRVVSA, encoded by the coding sequence ATGAACGCGCTACGACGTTTCTGGTATCGTTACTCACCGCAGCTTCTGATCGGCGAGTTGCTTGAAAAGCGATGGATGGAGCCGATCGTTCCGTTCGCATTGCTGATTCTGGTCTTCGTCGTTTTCATCCTGACCATTCCCGGATACACCTCTCTCGCCCAGCTGCAGCAACTGATGCGCAGCTTCCCCGAGCAGGCCTTCGTGGCGATGGCAATGGCGATCTCGATCCTGTCTGGTGGCCTCGACCTGTCGGTCGGTGCCGTCTTCGCGATGGCCGATTTCCTGACGCTGTACCTCATGCAAGTGCGCGACTGGCCGTTGCCGCTGACGATCGTCGCCGTACTTGGCTGGGGCGCACTGATCGGCGCCGTCAACGGCGGGCTGATTGCGTATGCCAAGACGCGTCCCTTCCTGACGACCATGGTGGTACTGATCATCCTGCGCGCAGCCTACAACAAGATCACCGGTGCCTTTGCAACCGAGCTTGCCGGCGCCTCCTCTGACAGTGCGGCCTGGGACTTCCTGGGAACGGGATTTTTGTTCGGAATTCCCGTCAATATGTTGTGTCTTATCGTCATCGGGGTTATTGCGCACCTCTATCTCACGCGAATTCGCTCCGGCGTTCACATCATGGCCGTCGGCTCGAGCCGCAAGGCCGCGCGGCACGCCGGTATCAACGTCAGGCACTCCCTGTTTCTCGCCTACGTCCTATCCGGAATGCTGGCGTCTCTGGCCGGCACTCTTTACGCGGCGCGTCAAAACAGCGCCGGCACCGACACCGGCGTTGGCTGGGAAGTGAACGCGCTTGCCGCCGCTGTGCTGGGCGGCATCAGCCTGAGCGGTGGTCGCGGCACCATCAGCCGCGCGCTGATGGGGGCGGCGATCATCTTCCTGCTCATCAACGGACTGGTTCAGCTCGGCACCCACGGCAGCCTGACGACGGCCGCTATCGGCGCAATCCTGCTCGCGGCAGTGGGTTTCAACGTCAAGTTCGTCAAGAACAAGAGCAAGATCCTCCAGAAGATCTACGTCAGCCCAAGCCTCGTCGAATTCTCTCCGCCGGCCTCGATCGAACGCGACAGCGGCACAGTTTTCGCGGAAAACGACCGGCTCAAGAACGCCGAGGCTATCGCGCTCGATCGCATCGAGGGTCCTGAGGACATCATCCTGGACCGTCACGACAATCTCTATACCGTCAATCGCAACGGCTCCGTCATCCGTTTTCTCGCGCCGGATTACGAGCGTCGCGAGGAATTTGCGCGGATCGGCGGCCGCCCGCTCGGCATGGCGCTCGACCGCGACGAGAACCTGCTTGTCTGCGTGGCGGGCATGGGTGTCTACGGCGTCAAGCCCGACCGCACGGTATTCAAGGTCACCGACGAGACCAACCGCACCTGGTATCGCTTGAAGGACGACTCGCGGCTGTGGCTTGCCGACGATCTCGACGTCGCGCCGGATGGAAAGATCTATTTCAGCGATGCCACCACGCGCTACGATCTCTCAGACTGGGCGCTCGACGGATTCGAGGGAAGAGGCAATGGCCGCCTGGTCTGCCACGATCCGGCGACGGGAAAGACGCAGACCGTTCTTTCCAACCTGGCTTTTCCGAATGGCGTATGCATCTCGCATGACGGACGCGCGGTGCTTTGGGTTAGCACGTGGCTGTGCCGCATCTATCGCTATTGGATCGAGGGCGAGAAGGCGGGCACGCTGGAATTGCTGGTCGACAACCTGCCGGGCTATCCCGACAACATCAACCGCGCCTCTGACGGCACTTATTGGCTTGCCTTGGTCGGATTGCGGTCGCCGGTCTATGACCTCGCGATGGCGGATCCAGCGTTCCGCACCCGGATGGTGAAGCAGATACCTCCCGATGAATGGCTGTGTCCTGGCATCAATTTCGGCTGCGTGATCAAATTCGACGACAATGGCGAGGTGCACGAGTCGTTGTGGGACCCCGGCGGTATCTCACATCCGACCATTACCTCGATGCGCGAGCATAAGGGCTACCTGTACATCGGCGGGCTCGAAAACAACCGCATCGGCCGGCTTCCGCTGCCCGACGCCGATCCGACCTGGACCGGGTGGAACTCCTACTGGGCGCGCGGCAAGCAGGACGACGCGAAGCAACAACCAATGCCTGCGAGGACAGACCGTGTCGTTAGCGCGTGA